The Mus caroli unplaced genomic scaffold, CAROLI_EIJ_v1.1 scaffold_14569_1, whole genome shotgun sequence genome includes a window with the following:
- the LOC110288198 gene encoding LOW QUALITY PROTEIN: putative sperm motility kinase W (The sequence of the model RefSeq protein was modified relative to this genomic sequence to represent the inferred CDS: substituted 2 bases at 2 genomic stop codons), whose amino-acid sequence MASHMEENILEKDFRMLSSLGCGSFREVKLACHLPTHIRVAVKALEKNINSMADITSRVELLQSLEHRNIVQFFHMIDTLTTTYVTMENVAGEDLEKYLRALGCLKEEEARPVFQQAMSAVHFLHQRHIAHRNIKLENILVYAAGNAKLCDFGMAIKTTEEQMLEEICGSVLYRAPEILARKPYDGLAVDMWSLGIVLYVLVTGHFPYVEATIEDMHRIITTTMCPIPYHLSFLCHIIIARLLGVPTWHRMTIHQLVERPXLGHIQNHGLVATKEILPRIVNTMCTIGYTCEDIVSSLTNRRLTDEVMTTFNILKYQLSYGDSHQQVEKPWANSSSSGVLIPLPHLKRRASEPTISTCIEARKSHFQDESVKRRSKSCRSYPILTKSSCTERMPYSDDPVPESEAVTADITNSATGDIVVNRDSTDSMLGEHIPPVSAHVGPTASRSRSLTVWKXISRALKSLWRCCLCISFILLQPHHCLLERKEDMRNIYLMRLFFLSFECAVALVPTASKTDAFTTRNDVSSDIKSLIILVTLSPPSYFLTVF is encoded by the exons ATGGCCAGCCACATGGAAGAGAACATCCTTGAAAAGGATTTCAGGATGTTGTCATCTCTGGGTTGTGGTTCATTCAGGGAGGTAAAGCTTGCCTGCCACCTTCCCACACATATACGGGTGGCTGTCAAGGCACTTGAGAAAAACATCAACAGCATGGCTGACATCACTTCGAGGGTGGAACTCCTTCAATCTTTAGAACACAGGAACATTGTTCAATTTTTTCACATGATTGACACACTGACAACAACTTATGTGACCATGGAGAATGTGGCAGGAGAGGACCTGGAGAAGTACCTCAGGGCACTGGGCTGTCTGAAAGAGGAGGAGGCTAGACCTGTTTTCCAGCAGGCCATGTCAGCAGTTCACTTCCTCCACCAAAGACACATTGCACATCGCAAtattaaattagaaaacattCTGGTCTATGCGGCAGGAAATGCAAAGCTTTGTGACTTTGGCATGGCAATTAAAACCACAGAAGAGCAGATGTTGGAGGAGATCTGTGGCTCCGTACTCTATAGGGCCCCAGAGATCTTGGCAAGGAAACCCTATGATGGGCTGGCAGTTGACATGTGGAGCTTGGGCATCGTCCTCTATGTTCTGGTCACAGGGCACTTTCCATATGTAGAAGCCACCATTGAGGATATGCACAGAATCATCACTACTACAATGTGTCCCATTCCTTACCACTTGTCATTTCTGTGTCACATCATCATTGCACGGTTACTTGGGGTCCCTACCTGGCACAGGATGACAATACATCAGCTTGTGGAACGTCCGTGACTGGGCCACATTCAAAACCATGGACTGGTTGCCACAAAAGAAATACTTCCCAGGATCGTGAACACAATGTGCACCATTGGCTATACCTGTGAAGACATTGTGTCATCCTTAACAAATAGGCGACTCACAGATGAAGTAATGacaacatttaatattttaaaataccaactgagctatggGGACAGCCATCAGCAGGTGGAGAAGCCCTGGGCCAATAGCAGCTCTTCAGGTGTCCTTATCCCCCTTCCCCACTTGAAGAGGAGAGCCAGTGAACCTACCATTTCAACCTGTATAGAAGCTAGGAAGAGTCACTTTCAGGATGAGAGTGTGAAAAGAAGAAGCAAGAGTTGCAGAAGTTACCCCATACTCACCAAAAGCTCCTGCACAGAGAGGATGCCCTATTCAGATGACCCAGTGCCAGAAAGTGAGGCTGTGACAGCTGATATCACTAACAGTGCTACAGGGGATATTGTAGTCAACAGAGATTCCACGGACAGCATGCTTGGTGAGCATATCCCTCCAGTATCAGCCCACGTTGGCCCCACAGCTTCTAGATCTAGGTCACTCACAGTTTGGAAGTGAATTTCCCGTGCTCTGAAATCACTATGgcgctgctgct TGTGCATCTCCTTCATCTTACTCCAGCCTCATCACTGCTTGCTGGAAAGAAAGGAGGACATGAGGAACATCTACCTGATGAGGCTCTTCTTCCTCAGCTTTGAGTGTGCTGTAGCACTAGTGCCCACAGCATCTAAAACAGATGCCTTCACAACCAGAAATGACGTGTCTTCTGACATAAAGAGCCTCATCATCTTGGTCACTTTATCCCCTCCATCTTATTTCTTGACTGTCTTTTGA